The following are from one region of the Etheostoma spectabile isolate EspeVRDwgs_2016 chromosome 15, UIUC_Espe_1.0, whole genome shotgun sequence genome:
- the hs3st2 gene encoding heparan sulfate glucosamine 3-O-sulfotransferase 2 gives MAHRFLSSTNRFSARFAFIFTVSLSCTYLCYSIIFCRSTIMTHQGYEGKRCPPSNNAGGKKLLGELNNCAPLEVRSALDESPAQGGSSDLRDQSKASASSGSHWTDLKLSGMSVAQKYGNKKLPNALIVGVKKGGTRAVLEFIRIHPDVRALGTEPHFFDRNYDRGLDWYRGLMPRTLDSQITLEKTPSYFVTREAPRRISSMSHETKLIVVVRNPVTRAISDYTQTLTKKPDIPTFEELAFKNISLGLVDTSWNAIRIGMYILHLENWLQYFRLSQMHFVSGERLITDPAGEMGRVQDFLGLKRIITDKHFYFNRTKGFPCLKKPESSNQPRCLGKSKGRTHVQIEQEVIEQLQEFYRPFNIKFFETVGQDFKWD, from the exons ATGGCACATAGGTTTCTCTCATCTACGAACAGGTTTAGCGCCAGATTCGCCTTCATATTCACTGTGTCACTGTCCTGCACCTATTTATGCTacagtattattttttgtcGCAGCACAATTATGACACACCAGGGTTACGAGGGGAAAAGATGCCCACCGAGTAATAACGCTGGAGGGAAGAAACTTCTTGGAGAATTAAACAATTGCGCTCCGCTGGAAGTCAGGTCCGCTCTAGATGAGTCTCCTGCCCAGGGAGGATCAAGTGATCTCCGCGACCAAAGTAAAGCCTCTGCTTCGTCTGGAAGCCACTGGACTGACTTGAAGTTGAGTGGCATGAGTGTTGCGCAAAAATATGGGAATAAGAAGCTGCCTAATGCGTTAATAGTTGGTGTAAAGAAAGGAGGCACCCGGGCGGTGCTGGAGTTCATTCGGATCCATCCAGATGTGCGCGCACTGGGAACGGAACCGCACTTTTTCGACCGAAACTATGACCGAGGGCTTGACTGGTACAG GGGACTAATGCCAAGAACACTAGACAGCCAGATCACATTAGAGAAGACACCCAGCTACTTTGTCACCAGAGAGGCACCCAGACGCATCTCTAGCATGTCCCATGAGACCAAGCTGATTGTTGTGGTGCGTAACCCAGTCACAAGAGCCATCTCTGACTATACACAGACTCTTACCAAAAAGCCTGACATCCCTACATTTGAAGAGCTGGCCTTTAAGAACATAAGTCTGGGTCTCGTTGACACTTCCTGGAACGCAATTCGGATCGGGATGTACATTCTGCACCTGGAGAACTGGCTGCAGTACTTTCGCCTGTCGCAAATGCACTTTGTGAGCGGGGAACGACTGATCACAGATCCGGCAGGGGAAATGGGCCGTGTTCAGGACTTTCTAGGACTGAAACGAATAATCACGGACAAGCACTTCTACTTTAACCGAACCAAAGGCTTCCCCTGTCTGAAGAAGCCGGAGAGCAGCAACCAGCCACGCTGCCTTGGCAAATCCAAGGGCAGGACTCATGTACAGATCGAACAGGAGGTCATAGAGCAGCTGCAAGAGTTTTATAGGCCATTCAATATCAAATTCTTTGAAACTGTAGGGCAAGACTTCAAGTGGGATTGA